Proteins from a single region of Fundidesulfovibrio magnetotacticus:
- a CDS encoding uracil-xanthine permease family protein, with protein sequence MALASNNPDYVLRLRDFPVGAQMLFVAFGALVLVPLLTGLDPNVALFTAGVGTLIYQVLTKFQIPIFLGSSFAFIAPIMLCTQRYGASASLGALAMVGLVYVAVALIIKAKGTAFLLRLLPHVVTGPVIMVIGLILAPVGVFMAMGKTGDGAKVLYPENQALVISMISLAVTVLVAIRGRGILKLIPILCGIAAGYCASLVAGIVDFAPVAAAPWFKMPSFTAPTFSVEAMLIIVPVAIAPIIEHIGSVLAIGSVTGKNYIDQPGVHRSLLGDGVATSLAGFLGGPPLTTYAEVTGAVSLIKIYNPALMTWGAVTAVGLAFIGKLGALLQTIPAPVMGGIMLLLFGAIMVVGLNSLVQDGQDLMKPRNMVIVALIVVLGMGKMSFSFWGVHLEGIGLAGVAGVLLNVILPRDRAED encoded by the coding sequence ATGGCCCTGGCTTCCAACAATCCCGACTACGTGCTGCGCCTGCGGGACTTCCCCGTGGGAGCGCAGATGCTCTTCGTGGCCTTCGGCGCGCTGGTGCTCGTGCCGCTGCTCACCGGGCTCGACCCCAACGTGGCCCTCTTCACCGCGGGCGTGGGCACCCTGATCTATCAGGTGCTCACCAAGTTCCAGATTCCCATCTTCCTGGGATCGTCCTTCGCCTTCATCGCCCCCATCATGCTCTGCACGCAGCGCTACGGCGCGTCGGCCTCCCTGGGCGCGCTGGCCATGGTGGGGCTGGTGTACGTGGCGGTGGCGCTGATCATCAAGGCCAAGGGCACGGCGTTTCTTCTGCGTCTGCTGCCCCACGTGGTGACGGGTCCGGTGATCATGGTCATCGGCCTGATCCTGGCCCCGGTGGGCGTGTTCATGGCCATGGGCAAGACCGGCGACGGGGCCAAGGTGCTCTATCCCGAGAACCAGGCCCTGGTGATCTCCATGATCTCCCTGGCCGTGACGGTGCTGGTGGCCATCCGGGGCCGGGGCATCCTGAAACTGATCCCCATCCTCTGCGGCATCGCGGCGGGCTACTGCGCGAGCCTGGTGGCGGGCATCGTGGACTTCGCCCCCGTGGCGGCCGCGCCGTGGTTCAAGATGCCCAGCTTCACCGCGCCCACGTTCAGCGTGGAGGCCATGCTGATCATCGTGCCCGTGGCCATCGCGCCCATCATCGAGCACATCGGCTCGGTGCTGGCCATCGGCTCCGTGACGGGCAAGAACTACATCGACCAGCCCGGCGTGCACCGCTCGCTCCTGGGCGACGGCGTGGCCACCAGCCTGGCGGGCTTCCTGGGCGGGCCGCCGCTGACCACCTACGCCGAGGTGACGGGCGCGGTGTCGCTCATCAAGATCTACAACCCGGCGCTCATGACCTGGGGCGCGGTGACGGCCGTGGGCCTGGCGTTCATCGGCAAGCTGGGGGCGCTTCTGCAGACCATCCCGGCCCCCGTCATGGGCGGGATCATGCTGCTCTTGTTCGGGGCCATCATGGTGGTGGGCTTGAACTCGCTGGTGCAGGACGGCCAGGACCTGATGAAGCCGCGCAACATGGTGATCGTGGCGCTCATCGTGGTGCTGGGCATGGGCAAGATGAGCTTCTCGTTCTGGGGCGTGCACCTGGAAGGCATCGGCCTGGCGGGCGTCGCGGGCGTGCTGCTCAACGTGATCCTGCCGAGAGACCGGGCCGAAGACTGA
- a CDS encoding addiction module toxin, HicA family yields MKRVQLLKHLPRQGCELLREGGRHSWRLNSATGRRSAVPRHTEISDLLARKICRDLGVDEP; encoded by the coding sequence GTGAAGCGCGTTCAACTCCTCAAGCATCTCCCCCGCCAGGGGTGCGAACTGCTCCGCGAGGGAGGCAGGCACTCCTGGCGGCTGAACTCCGCCACGGGCAGGCGCTCCGCCGTGCCCCGGCACACCGAGATCTCCGACCTGCTGGCACGAAAGATCTGCCGCGACCTGGGAGTGGACGAGCCCTGA
- a CDS encoding DEAD/DEAH box helicase, with translation MQFDDFDLHASILANVAKLGYETPTPIQREAIPHVKQRRDVMGLAQTGTGKTAAFLLPIIDRFLREPKPLRGSARCLVVAPTRELAEQIAQSAKDYTAGMRMRTATVYGGVSLSPQAANLRRGADILVACPGRLLDHLNQGNANLSSVEVLVLDEADHMFDMGFLPDIRKILAKLPAERQTLLFSATMPESIRGLAGETLKDPALVKIGHAKPAQTIEQRLYPVPQHLKTKLLLNLLGKADDGSVLVFARTKHRAKRLAEQLCRQGHQAACIQGNLSQNQRQKAMDGFRDGRYSVLVATDIAARGIDVSRVAHVINYDLPDTPETYTHRVGRTGRAEREGQAHSLITHEDTSMVRAIERLLGKAIERRKVEGFDYGAVAPDRDTEFQRPPLPGRGQARAPRPQASQPARQGGMAAKPGVRQGGEPARQGQSGVRQGGEPARAPRQGGMAAQPGTRQAAEPRAQAAAPKARPRPQAPVQAQGIDEDSIGNRMPVRQGQGGKPRQGGVEGNITRQGGVMAAASADDAQEKNYNTEAASHSLVSGWLGQDNFVMVQPPQPRIHGDYDGNHAGNRNAGRGVRRAGSQSGDQGNAHGGGGFYGRATEVAGNANRYQDKRRKEASGNGPRAGQGNRRGTRRGGGQSA, from the coding sequence TTGCAATTCGACGATTTCGATCTCCATGCCTCCATTCTCGCCAACGTCGCCAAGCTGGGCTACGAAACCCCCACCCCCATCCAGCGTGAAGCCATCCCCCACGTCAAGCAGCGCCGCGACGTGATGGGCCTGGCCCAGACCGGCACCGGCAAGACCGCCGCCTTCCTGCTCCCCATCATCGACCGCTTCCTGCGCGAGCCCAAGCCCTTGCGCGGCTCCGCCCGCTGCCTGGTGGTGGCCCCCACCCGCGAACTGGCCGAACAGATCGCCCAGAGCGCCAAGGACTACACCGCCGGAATGCGCATGCGCACCGCCACCGTCTACGGCGGCGTGAGCCTTTCCCCCCAGGCCGCCAACCTGCGCCGGGGCGCGGACATCCTGGTGGCCTGCCCCGGCAGGCTCCTGGACCACCTCAACCAGGGCAACGCCAACCTCTCCAGCGTGGAGGTCCTGGTGCTCGACGAAGCCGACCACATGTTCGACATGGGCTTCCTCCCCGACATCCGCAAGATCCTGGCCAAGCTCCCCGCCGAGCGCCAGACCCTGCTCTTCTCGGCCACCATGCCCGAATCCATCCGCGGCCTGGCGGGCGAGACCCTCAAGGACCCGGCCCTGGTGAAGATCGGCCACGCCAAGCCCGCCCAGACCATCGAGCAGCGCCTCTACCCCGTGCCCCAGCACCTCAAGACCAAGCTGCTGCTCAACCTGCTGGGCAAAGCGGACGACGGCTCCGTGCTCGTCTTCGCGCGCACCAAGCACCGCGCCAAGCGCCTGGCCGAACAGCTCTGCCGCCAGGGACACCAGGCCGCCTGCATCCAGGGCAACCTCTCCCAGAACCAGCGCCAGAAGGCCATGGACGGTTTCCGCGACGGCCGCTATTCCGTGCTGGTGGCCACCGACATCGCCGCCCGGGGCATCGACGTTTCCCGCGTGGCCCACGTGATCAACTACGACCTGCCCGACACCCCCGAGACCTACACCCACCGCGTGGGCCGCACCGGCCGCGCCGAGCGCGAGGGTCAGGCCCACTCCCTGATCACCCACGAGGACACCTCCATGGTGCGGGCCATCGAGCGCCTGCTGGGCAAGGCCATCGAGCGCCGCAAGGTGGAAGGCTTCGACTACGGCGCGGTAGCCCCCGACCGCGACACCGAATTCCAGCGCCCTCCCCTGCCCGGACGCGGACAGGCCCGCGCCCCCAGGCCCCAGGCCTCCCAGCCCGCCCGCCAGGGCGGCATGGCCGCCAAACCGGGCGTGCGCCAGGGCGGTGAACCCGCCCGTCAGGGCCAGTCCGGCGTGCGCCAGGGCGGAGAACCCGCCAGGGCGCCCCGCCAGGGAGGCATGGCCGCCCAGCCCGGAACGCGCCAGGCCGCCGAGCCCCGCGCCCAGGCCGCGGCTCCCAAGGCCCGGCCCCGCCCGCAGGCTCCCGTCCAGGCCCAGGGCATCGACGAGGATTCCATCGGCAACCGCATGCCCGTCCGCCAGGGCCAGGGCGGCAAGCCCCGCCAGGGCGGCGTGGAGGGCAACATCACCCGCCAGGGCGGCGTGATGGCCGCAGCGTCCGCGGACGACGCCCAGGAAAAGAACTACAACACCGAGGCCGCTTCCCACAGTCTCGTGAGCGGCTGGCTGGGCCAGGACAACTTCGTGATGGTGCAGCCGCCCCAGCCGCGCATCCACGGCGACTACGACGGCAACCACGCCGGGAACCGCAACGCCGGACGGGGCGTCAGGCGCGCCGGAAGCCAGTCCGGGGACCAGGGCAACGCCCACGGGGGCGGCGGGTTCTACGGCCGCGCCACCGAGGTGGCGGGCAACGCCAACCGCTACCAGGACAAGCGCCGCAAGGAAGCCTCCGGCAACGGCCCCCGCGCGGGCCAGGGCAACCGCCGGGGCACGCGCCGCGGCGGCGGCCAGAGCGCCTAG
- a CDS encoding type II toxin-antitoxin system HicB family antitoxin, with protein MTRFAAFAVRKALTGKLVVRQVQSGWDGRGLQLASASQAVMPERLDALTPHVSLSGGMSSVVNGAGVFSEARGMTFPGTVLIEGSIACRDMSMKNEYTAVIRQDGDWWIGCVEEIPGVNCQEPTREQLLETLRETLREAIEFNRIDARHAAGSGFTSALIRA; from the coding sequence GTGACGCGCTTTGCTGCTTTCGCGGTCAGGAAGGCTCTCACGGGGAAACTGGTGGTGCGGCAGGTGCAGTCTGGTTGGGATGGGCGGGGCTTGCAGCTGGCCTCCGCCTCGCAGGCAGTCATGCCGGAGCGCTTGGATGCGCTGACACCCCATGTAAGCCTTTCGGGGGGCATGTCAAGCGTCGTGAACGGGGCGGGCGTTTTTTCGGAAGCGCGCGGGATGACTTTTCCGGGCACGGTGTTAATCGAGGGTTCTATCGCTTGCAGGGATATGTCCATGAAAAATGAATACACCGCCGTTATCCGGCAGGACGGCGACTGGTGGATCGGCTGTGTGGAGGAAATCCCTGGCGTGAACTGCCAGGAACCCACCCGCGAGCAACTGCTCGAGACGCTGCGCGAGACGCTGCGCGAGGCCATCGAGTTCAACCGCATTGATGCGCGCCATGCAGCCGGGTCAGGCTTCACCAGCGCATTGATCCGCGCGTGA
- the upp gene encoding uracil phosphoribosyltransferase, producing MPVTVVDHPLVRHKLGILRQDGVSTKSFRDLAGEVARLLTYEATKDLKTEKKTVQGWAGSVEVEQIKGKKITVVPILRAGLGMMDGVLDMIPGAKVSVVGMYRNEETLAPVQYYVKLAKEIQKRTALILDPMLATGGTLIATIDLLKEAGCKKIKGLFLVAAPEGLAKLEAAHPDVHVYVAAIDERLNEVGYILPGLGDAGDKIFGTK from the coding sequence ATGCCGGTAACCGTGGTCGATCATCCCCTGGTGCGGCACAAGCTGGGCATTCTGCGTCAGGACGGCGTGAGCACCAAGAGCTTCCGCGACCTGGCCGGGGAAGTGGCCAGGCTTCTGACCTACGAGGCCACCAAGGACCTCAAGACCGAGAAGAAGACCGTGCAGGGCTGGGCCGGCTCCGTGGAAGTGGAGCAGATCAAGGGCAAGAAGATCACCGTGGTGCCCATCCTGCGCGCGGGTCTGGGCATGATGGACGGCGTGCTGGACATGATCCCCGGGGCCAAGGTCTCGGTGGTGGGCATGTACCGCAACGAGGAGACCCTGGCCCCCGTGCAGTATTACGTGAAGCTGGCCAAGGAGATCCAGAAACGCACGGCGCTCATCCTGGACCCCATGCTGGCCACGGGCGGCACGCTCATCGCCACCATCGACCTGCTCAAGGAAGCGGGCTGCAAGAAGATCAAGGGCCTCTTCCTGGTGGCCGCCCCCGAGGGCCTGGCCAAGCTGGAGGCCGCGCACCCCGACGTGCACGTCTACGTGGCAGCCATCGACGAGCGCCTCAACGAGGTGGGCTACATCCTGCCCGGGCTCGGCGACGCGGGCGACAAGATTTTCGGAACCAAATAA